One genomic window of Corvus moneduloides isolate bCorMon1 chromosome 14, bCorMon1.pri, whole genome shotgun sequence includes the following:
- the MTMR8 gene encoding myotubularin-related protein 8 isoform X1, with translation MCLQPLSRGEDAVSLLPIETAHLMATHFEGKKEVENVKLLDRYANRKAATGTLYLTATHLIYVDASAEVRKETWILHHHISSVEKLPLTTAGYPLLIHCKNFHVAHFVIGQERDCHDVFTSLLKLSQPVKPEELYAFSYNPKMSKENREMGWKLIDLKLDYQRMGIPNDYWEVTDINKDYEVCSTYPPEIVVPRAATKAVVMGSSRFRSRGRIPVLSYLYKENNAALCRCSQPLAGFSARCLEDEQMLQAIREANPGSPFMYVVDTRPKLNAMANRAAGKGYENEDNYENIRFKFIGIENIHVMRSSLQKLLEVCEMKSPSMSDFLTGLENSGWLRHIKAVMDAGVFLAKAVREERVSVLVHCSDGWDRTAQVCSLAGLLLDPFYRTFKGFMVLIEKEWIAMGHKFSHRCGHLDGDPKEVSPVFTQFVECVWQLMQQFPCSFEFNERFLLEIHDHVYSCQFGNFLGTCHKEREELRIFEKTHSLWPFLLQRKQELRNPLYRGFTAYKELQPNTLPFSFQFWCGMYNRFDKGMHPKQCVLDQLLSCISQKVTLEDNASELENKLPFLDGPLPSEGCSSPKAGPAAAKAPTPPQDCGEGAAPVLSNGPSLGHQKHKESPAQPRDLGASTGDGQAQHQG, from the exons ATGTGCCTCCAGCCCCTTTCTCGAGGGGAGGATGCCGTCAGCCTGCTGCCCATCGAGACGGCACACCTGATGGCAACACactttgaggggaaaaaggag gttGAAAACGTGAAGTTGCTGGATCGCTACGCCAACAGGAAGGCAGCGACCGGGACCTTGTACCTGACAGCCACGCACCTGATCTACGTGGATGCTTCTGCTGAAGTCAGGAAGGAAACATGG ATCCTGCATCACCACATCTCCAGCGTGGAGAAGCTGCCCCTGACCACGGCCGGGTACCCCCTGCTCATCCACTGCAAGAACTTCCACGTGGCTCACTTTGTCATTGGGCAGGAGCGGGACTGCCACGACGTGttcacctccctgctcaagctCTCCCAGCCAG tgAAACCCGAAGAACTTTATGCTTTCTCTTACAATCCTAAAATGTCCAAAGAGAACCGGGAAATGGGATGGAAACTGATTGATTTGAAACTGGATTACCAGCGCATGGGAATTCCCAACGACTACTGGGAAGTAACGGATATTAATAAGGACTATGAG gtttgCAGCACGTACCCTCCTGAAATCGTGGTGCCTCGAGCTGCCACCAAGGCAGTGGTGATGGGAAGTTCAAGGTTCAGGAGCCGAGGGCGGATTCCGGTGCTTTCTTACTTATataaggaaaacaat GCCGCCCTGTGCCGCTGCAGCCAGCCCCTGGCCGGGTTCAGCGCGCGCTGCCTGGAGGACGAGCAGATGCTCCAGGCCATCCGAGAGGCCAACCCCGGCAGCCCCTTCATGTATGTTGTAGACACAAGGCCAAAG TTGAATGCCATGGccaacagagctgctgggaagggctaTGAGAATGAAGATAATTATGAAAACATTCGTTTTAAGTTCATTGGCATAGAGAACATCCATGTGATGAGGAGCAGCCTGCAGAAACTGCTGGAAG TGTGTGAGATGAAGTCTCCCTCCATGAGCGATTTCCTGACGGGGCTGGAGAACTCGGGCTGGTTACGGCACATCAAGGCTGTGATGGATGCAGGTGTCTTTCTGGCCAAG GCTGTGAGGGAGGAGAGGGTCAGCGTGCTGGTGCACTGCTCCGACGGCTGGGACCGCACGGCCCAGGTCTGCTCCCTGGCTGGCCTCCTCCTGGACCCCTTCTACAGGACCTTCAAAGGCTTCATG GTCCTGATAGAAAAGGAGTGGATTGCAATGGGCCACAAGTTCTCACACAG GTGTGGCCACCTGGATGGGGACCCCAAAGAGGTGTCCCCTGTGTTCACCCAGTTTGTGGAGTGTGTGTGGCAGCTGATGCAGCAGTTCCCCTGCTCCTTTGAGTTCAACGAGCGCTTCCTGCTCGAGATCCATGACCACGTTTATTCCTGCCAGTTTGGCAACTTCCTGGGCACCTGCCACAAGGAGCGGGAGGAACTCAG AATCTTTGAGAAGACCCATTCTCTGTGGCCTTTCCTCTTACAGAGGAAGCAGGAGTTGAGAAATCCTTTGTACAGAGGGTTTACAGCTTACAAAGAGCTTCAACCAAACACTCTACCTTTCAGTTTCCA GTTCTGGTGTGGGATGTACAATCGCTTTGACAAGGGCATGCACCCGAAGCAGTGTGTGCTGGatcagctgctgagctgcatcAGCCAGAAGGTGACACTGGAGGACAACGCATCCGAGCTGGAAAAC AAACTCCCTTTCCTCGACGGCCCCTTGCCCAGTGAAGGCTGCTCCTCACCCAAGgcaggacctgctgctgccaaagccCCAACTCCTCCTCAGGACTGTGGAGAGGGAGCAGCCCCTGTGCTGAGCAATGGCCCCTCCCTGGGCCACCAGAAGCACAAggagagcccagcccagccccgggatCTCGGAGCCTCCACAGGGGATGGGCAGGCTCAGCACCAGGGAtga
- the MTMR8 gene encoding myotubularin-related protein 8 isoform X2 gives MEHISTPKVENVKLLDRYANRKAATGTLYLTATHLIYVDASAEVRKETWILHHHISSVEKLPLTTAGYPLLIHCKNFHVAHFVIGQERDCHDVFTSLLKLSQPVKPEELYAFSYNPKMSKENREMGWKLIDLKLDYQRMGIPNDYWEVTDINKDYEVCSTYPPEIVVPRAATKAVVMGSSRFRSRGRIPVLSYLYKENNAALCRCSQPLAGFSARCLEDEQMLQAIREANPGSPFMYVVDTRPKLNAMANRAAGKGYENEDNYENIRFKFIGIENIHVMRSSLQKLLEVCEMKSPSMSDFLTGLENSGWLRHIKAVMDAGVFLAKAVREERVSVLVHCSDGWDRTAQVCSLAGLLLDPFYRTFKGFMVLIEKEWIAMGHKFSHRCGHLDGDPKEVSPVFTQFVECVWQLMQQFPCSFEFNERFLLEIHDHVYSCQFGNFLGTCHKEREELRIFEKTHSLWPFLLQRKQELRNPLYRGFTAYKELQPNTLPFSFQFWCGMYNRFDKGMHPKQCVLDQLLSCISQKVTLEDNASELENKLPFLDGPLPSEGCSSPKAGPAAAKAPTPPQDCGEGAAPVLSNGPSLGHQKHKESPAQPRDLGASTGDGQAQHQG, from the exons aTGGAGCATATCAGCACCCCGAAG gttGAAAACGTGAAGTTGCTGGATCGCTACGCCAACAGGAAGGCAGCGACCGGGACCTTGTACCTGACAGCCACGCACCTGATCTACGTGGATGCTTCTGCTGAAGTCAGGAAGGAAACATGG ATCCTGCATCACCACATCTCCAGCGTGGAGAAGCTGCCCCTGACCACGGCCGGGTACCCCCTGCTCATCCACTGCAAGAACTTCCACGTGGCTCACTTTGTCATTGGGCAGGAGCGGGACTGCCACGACGTGttcacctccctgctcaagctCTCCCAGCCAG tgAAACCCGAAGAACTTTATGCTTTCTCTTACAATCCTAAAATGTCCAAAGAGAACCGGGAAATGGGATGGAAACTGATTGATTTGAAACTGGATTACCAGCGCATGGGAATTCCCAACGACTACTGGGAAGTAACGGATATTAATAAGGACTATGAG gtttgCAGCACGTACCCTCCTGAAATCGTGGTGCCTCGAGCTGCCACCAAGGCAGTGGTGATGGGAAGTTCAAGGTTCAGGAGCCGAGGGCGGATTCCGGTGCTTTCTTACTTATataaggaaaacaat GCCGCCCTGTGCCGCTGCAGCCAGCCCCTGGCCGGGTTCAGCGCGCGCTGCCTGGAGGACGAGCAGATGCTCCAGGCCATCCGAGAGGCCAACCCCGGCAGCCCCTTCATGTATGTTGTAGACACAAGGCCAAAG TTGAATGCCATGGccaacagagctgctgggaagggctaTGAGAATGAAGATAATTATGAAAACATTCGTTTTAAGTTCATTGGCATAGAGAACATCCATGTGATGAGGAGCAGCCTGCAGAAACTGCTGGAAG TGTGTGAGATGAAGTCTCCCTCCATGAGCGATTTCCTGACGGGGCTGGAGAACTCGGGCTGGTTACGGCACATCAAGGCTGTGATGGATGCAGGTGTCTTTCTGGCCAAG GCTGTGAGGGAGGAGAGGGTCAGCGTGCTGGTGCACTGCTCCGACGGCTGGGACCGCACGGCCCAGGTCTGCTCCCTGGCTGGCCTCCTCCTGGACCCCTTCTACAGGACCTTCAAAGGCTTCATG GTCCTGATAGAAAAGGAGTGGATTGCAATGGGCCACAAGTTCTCACACAG GTGTGGCCACCTGGATGGGGACCCCAAAGAGGTGTCCCCTGTGTTCACCCAGTTTGTGGAGTGTGTGTGGCAGCTGATGCAGCAGTTCCCCTGCTCCTTTGAGTTCAACGAGCGCTTCCTGCTCGAGATCCATGACCACGTTTATTCCTGCCAGTTTGGCAACTTCCTGGGCACCTGCCACAAGGAGCGGGAGGAACTCAG AATCTTTGAGAAGACCCATTCTCTGTGGCCTTTCCTCTTACAGAGGAAGCAGGAGTTGAGAAATCCTTTGTACAGAGGGTTTACAGCTTACAAAGAGCTTCAACCAAACACTCTACCTTTCAGTTTCCA GTTCTGGTGTGGGATGTACAATCGCTTTGACAAGGGCATGCACCCGAAGCAGTGTGTGCTGGatcagctgctgagctgcatcAGCCAGAAGGTGACACTGGAGGACAACGCATCCGAGCTGGAAAAC AAACTCCCTTTCCTCGACGGCCCCTTGCCCAGTGAAGGCTGCTCCTCACCCAAGgcaggacctgctgctgccaaagccCCAACTCCTCCTCAGGACTGTGGAGAGGGAGCAGCCCCTGTGCTGAGCAATGGCCCCTCCCTGGGCCACCAGAAGCACAAggagagcccagcccagccccgggatCTCGGAGCCTCCACAGGGGATGGGCAGGCTCAGCACCAGGGAtga
- the MTMR8 gene encoding myotubularin-related protein 8 isoform X3: MCLQPLSRGEDAVSLLPIETAHLMATHFEGKKEVENVKLLDRYANRKAATGTLYLTATHLIYVDASAEVRKETWILHHHISSVEKLPLTTAGYPLLIHCKNFHVAHFVIGQERDCHDVFTSLLKLSQPVKPEELYAFSYNPKMSKENREMGWKLIDLKLDYQRMGIPNDYWEVTDINKDYEVCSTYPPEIVVPRAATKAVVMGSSRFRSRGRIPVLSYLYKENNAALCRCSQPLAGFSARCLEDEQMLQAIREANPGSPFMYVVDTRPKLNAMANRAAGKGYENEDNYENIRFKFIGIENIHVMRSSLQKLLEVCEMKSPSMSDFLTGLENSGWLRHIKAVMDAGVFLAKAVREERVSVLVHCSDGWDRTAQVCSLAGLLLDPFYRTFKGFMVLIEKEWIAMGHKFSHRCGHLDGDPKEVSPVFTQFVECVWQLMQQFPCSFEFNERFLLEIHDHVYSCQFGNFLGTCHKEREELRIFEKTHSLWPFLLQRKQELRNPLYRGFTAYKELQPNTLPFSFQFWCGMYNRFDKGMHPKQCVLDQLLSCISQKVTLEDNASELENVRHKGLQIP, from the exons ATGTGCCTCCAGCCCCTTTCTCGAGGGGAGGATGCCGTCAGCCTGCTGCCCATCGAGACGGCACACCTGATGGCAACACactttgaggggaaaaaggag gttGAAAACGTGAAGTTGCTGGATCGCTACGCCAACAGGAAGGCAGCGACCGGGACCTTGTACCTGACAGCCACGCACCTGATCTACGTGGATGCTTCTGCTGAAGTCAGGAAGGAAACATGG ATCCTGCATCACCACATCTCCAGCGTGGAGAAGCTGCCCCTGACCACGGCCGGGTACCCCCTGCTCATCCACTGCAAGAACTTCCACGTGGCTCACTTTGTCATTGGGCAGGAGCGGGACTGCCACGACGTGttcacctccctgctcaagctCTCCCAGCCAG tgAAACCCGAAGAACTTTATGCTTTCTCTTACAATCCTAAAATGTCCAAAGAGAACCGGGAAATGGGATGGAAACTGATTGATTTGAAACTGGATTACCAGCGCATGGGAATTCCCAACGACTACTGGGAAGTAACGGATATTAATAAGGACTATGAG gtttgCAGCACGTACCCTCCTGAAATCGTGGTGCCTCGAGCTGCCACCAAGGCAGTGGTGATGGGAAGTTCAAGGTTCAGGAGCCGAGGGCGGATTCCGGTGCTTTCTTACTTATataaggaaaacaat GCCGCCCTGTGCCGCTGCAGCCAGCCCCTGGCCGGGTTCAGCGCGCGCTGCCTGGAGGACGAGCAGATGCTCCAGGCCATCCGAGAGGCCAACCCCGGCAGCCCCTTCATGTATGTTGTAGACACAAGGCCAAAG TTGAATGCCATGGccaacagagctgctgggaagggctaTGAGAATGAAGATAATTATGAAAACATTCGTTTTAAGTTCATTGGCATAGAGAACATCCATGTGATGAGGAGCAGCCTGCAGAAACTGCTGGAAG TGTGTGAGATGAAGTCTCCCTCCATGAGCGATTTCCTGACGGGGCTGGAGAACTCGGGCTGGTTACGGCACATCAAGGCTGTGATGGATGCAGGTGTCTTTCTGGCCAAG GCTGTGAGGGAGGAGAGGGTCAGCGTGCTGGTGCACTGCTCCGACGGCTGGGACCGCACGGCCCAGGTCTGCTCCCTGGCTGGCCTCCTCCTGGACCCCTTCTACAGGACCTTCAAAGGCTTCATG GTCCTGATAGAAAAGGAGTGGATTGCAATGGGCCACAAGTTCTCACACAG GTGTGGCCACCTGGATGGGGACCCCAAAGAGGTGTCCCCTGTGTTCACCCAGTTTGTGGAGTGTGTGTGGCAGCTGATGCAGCAGTTCCCCTGCTCCTTTGAGTTCAACGAGCGCTTCCTGCTCGAGATCCATGACCACGTTTATTCCTGCCAGTTTGGCAACTTCCTGGGCACCTGCCACAAGGAGCGGGAGGAACTCAG AATCTTTGAGAAGACCCATTCTCTGTGGCCTTTCCTCTTACAGAGGAAGCAGGAGTTGAGAAATCCTTTGTACAGAGGGTTTACAGCTTACAAAGAGCTTCAACCAAACACTCTACCTTTCAGTTTCCA GTTCTGGTGTGGGATGTACAATCGCTTTGACAAGGGCATGCACCCGAAGCAGTGTGTGCTGGatcagctgctgagctgcatcAGCCAGAAGGTGACACTGGAGGACAACGCATCCGAGCTGGAAAACGTGAGGCACAAAGGGCTTCAAATCCCCTG A